The following nucleotide sequence is from Pseudobutyrivibrio ruminis HUN009.
TCAAATGACGATGACACTACATACGTTATAGAGGATGGTACTCAGTCGGAAAGCACAACGGAAGAGTTTTACAAGGATTATCTTCCAGATGAAACCATCACAAATCATACAGATGAAATGGGTAAGAGAGAGCTTGAAAATTCTTCAATCTCTGTTACTTGTAAAACATATGCAATCTATAATCAGGACAAGATGGAGAGCGATGGCACCCTAGAGGAATTGGGACAGACATTCGATGAATTCGTTAAAGAAAACTCTGATCCAGTCCAGCTTGAAGTTACAGATGATATTGTGGAAGTAGTTGCACAGGCTACAGGATTTCCATCATCAAGCGTTAAAATCGTAGCTTACGAGATTCCAATGTTCCAGTATTCTGAAGGTTCAGGCATTGGACTTACAGATATTCTTCAGATTGTACTTGCAGCACTCATCTTCTTAATGCTTGGCTTTGTTGTATTCAGAAGCCTTCGTACAGAAGAAGAGGAGCCTGTGGAGCAAGAGCTTACAATTGACGATTTAATTGCTTCTACACAGGAAGAGGAAGAAGAGCTTGAAGATATTGGTTACACAGAAAAATCTGAGGCTCGAATATTAATAGAAAAATTCGTGGACGAAAAACCAGAGGCTGTAGCACAGCTTTTGAGAAATTGGCTAAACGAGGATTGGGGATAAGCTATGGCTACTGAAGATTTAAATGGAGTACAAAAAGCGGCTATACTTCTTATCGCACTTGGCCCAGAGAAGTCTGCTCAGATATTTAAACATCTCAAGGAAGAGGAAATAGAAGAATTGACTCTTGAGATTGCAAATACTCGAAGCATTTCTCCTGCCTTGAAGGAAGAAGTTATAGAAGAGTTTTATCAGGTTTGTCTTGCACAGCAATATATCGCAGAGGGTGGTATTGGCTATGCAAAGGAACTTTTGGAAAAGGCTCTTGGCGACGACAGAGCTCAGGATGTTATCACAAAGCTTACTGCATCTTTGCAGGTTCGTCCATTCGAATTCATTCGAAAGACCGAACCTTCTCAGGTGTTGAACTTCATACAGGACGAGCATCCACAGACAATTGCTATGATTCTTTCATATCTGTCTGCAGGTCAGGCATCGCTTATTATTGGTGCGTTGCCTCCCGAAAAACAGGCTGATGTTGCAAAACGTATAGCTATGATGGATAGAACAAGTCCTGAAGTTATAAAAGAGGTTGAACGAGTGCTTGAAAGAAAGCTTTCTTCACTTATCAATCAGGATTACACTATCGCCGGCGGTGTAGATGCGGTAGTAAACATTTTAAATACAGTAGACCGTGGTACAGAAAAACGTATCATGGAGTCTCTGGAAATCGAAGAGCCAGAGCTTGCTGAAGAAATCAGAAAGAAGATGTTCGTATTCGAGGATATCTTGCTTCTTGATGATAGAGCTATTCAGCGTGTTCTTAGAGATGTTGATAACTCTGATCTTGGTGTGGCTCTTAAGGGAGCAAATGATGAGGTTCAGGCAGCTATATTCAAGAACCTTTCTTCTCGTCTTGCTGCAATGATTAAGGAAGATATGGAATTCATGGGCCCTGTACGTATGAAAGATGTAGAGGAAGCACAGCAGAAGATTGTAGGTATAATCCGAAAGCTGGAGGATTCCGCAGAGATTGTAATTTCAAGAGGTGGAGGAGACGAGCTTGTTGTCTAGTAATAATGTCATTTACGGCTTCCAGGTTGCACCAAATCTTCCAGATGAGGAAGGGGAATCTGAGCAGCTTGTAATTGACTCAAATGAATTAGCTAAGCAGCTGATTCTTAAACAGGAAAGAGAATATAAAGCGAAGCTTCTCGAAGAAGAGAGAGAGCGTCGTTTAGCAGCTATGCGTGAAGCTGGCGAAGAAATTCCTGATGGGATGGATGCAGATGAGTTCTTAGGCTTAGCCGATACTATCATGCAAAAGGAAGAACCTGATGTTTCTGCCCAAGTGGAAGAACTTTTGGAAGATGCCAGAAATCAAGCGCAGGCTATTATTGATGATGCAAATGCTCAGGCTCAGGAGATTCTTAATGCGGCACAGCTTAATGCAGATGCCATGAAGAATCTTGCCAGACAGGATGGCGAGAAAGAAGGATACAACGAAGGTACTCAAAGAGCTGCTCTTGAGTTGCAAGATGCTCAGCAACAAATGCGAGCAGAGGTTGATCGTGTTCAAAATGAATATATGGAGCGTGAGCTTCATATGGAGCGCGAAATCGTTGAAATGTGCCTTCCAGTATTCGAGCATGTATTTGCTGCAGAGTTATCAGGCCGAAAGGATGTAATATATCATCTTTTAGATCATTGTATTATGAAAATTGAACGCACTGGTCAGATGCAGATTAAAGTCAGCGATGCTAATGCGGAATATATAAAGAGCAAAAAAGAGGAGATTCAAGGAAAGGTAGGAGCTGAGGTAGGACTTGATATTATCGCAGATCCTCTTTTGAATGATGACCAGTGTATTATTGAAACTGACGGTGGAATATTTGACTGCAGTATTGATACAGAACTGGACAATCTTATTAGAGAGATTAGAGCCTTGAATTAAGGAGAATGATTTGGACCAAAATTCACTAATGCAGCTTGTTGAAAAAGATTATTTTAAATCTCTTGGCAAGGTGGTTAAAGTAGTTGGACTTACAATTGAATCAGTTGGACCGGAGGCTAAGCTACGTGATTTATGTGAAATCATTGTAGAGGGCTCAGGGGAAAGAATAAAAGCAGAGGTTGTCGGTTTTAAAGATAAACGTCTGCTTTTGATGCCTTATGAGAATGTAGAGGGAATTGGTGTTGGATGTATGGTTGAAAATACTGGTCATCCACTTGAGGTTGCTGTTGGAAACGAGCTTTTAGGTCATCTGGTAGATGGACTTGGTGTTCCATCAGATGTAGATGATTTAACTCAGTTTGAGAATATGGTTAATTATCCTGCGGAAGCAGACCCACCAGATCCAATGTCTCGTGTAATCATAAAGGAGCCTTTGTCTTTGGGTGTTAAGGCTGTTGATGGCTTGATTACTGTAGGTAAGGGACAGAGAATTGGTATTTTTGCTGGCTCAGGTGTTGGTAAATCTACACTTATGGGTATGTTCGCTAGAAATACTAAGGCCGAAATAAATGTTATTGCTCTTATAGGAGAGCGTGGACGAGAGGTTAGAGAATTCGTAGAAAACGATTTGGGACCAGAAGGTATGGCTCGTTCTGTAGTAGTTTGTGCCACATCAGATAAGCCAGCCCTTATTCGTAAAAAGGCAGCGCTTACAGCTACAGCAATAGCCGAATATTTCAGAGACCAAGGGAAGGATGTCCTTCTCATGATGGATTCTCTTACACGTTTTTCTATGGCTCAGCGAGAAATAGGCTTGGCTTCCGGTGAGCCTCCTGTTACACGAGGATATCCACCATCTGTATATTCGGAGATGCCTCGTCTTTTGGAAAGAGCAGGTAATTCTGCAGTTGGTTCTATCACAGGGCTTTATACTGTTCTTGTTGATGGTGATGATTTCAACGAACCTATCACTGATACAGCTCGTTCTATTTTGGATGGACATATTATGCTTAACAGAAAGTTGGCTCAAAAGAATCATTACCCAGCTATTGATGTGCTGCAGTCTATTTCTAGAGTTATGTCTGCTGTAGCTACACCGGAGCATAAGGCTGTGGCAGGTAAGCTTAAAAATGTTCTTGCTACCTATCAGGAAGCAGAAGATTTGATAAATATTGGAGCATACAAAAATGGTTCAAACAAATCTATTGATTATGCTATTAAGAAGATTGACGCTGTTAACGAATTCTTGTTACAGCAGACACACGATAGATTTGAGTATGATGATATTATTGAGCAAATGACAGCTATATTCCAGGATTAATAAGGAGTGAATTATGGCGAAGTTTGTTTACAGAATGCAAAACATTCTTGAGCTAAAACAGAAAATCGAAGAACAAGAGAAGGCTAATTTTGGAATGGCTACTGCCAGGTTCAACGAAGAGCAGCAAAAGCTGCGAGAGTTGATGATTAAGCAGGCAGGCTATGAAAGACAGTTAAAGGAGCTTTCTATTGGTGATATTGATATTAGTAAAATCAAGACCTGTAAAAATGCAATTTCTTCGATGAAGGTTGCCCTTCGTGATCAGATGATAGAACTTTCAAAAGCACAAAAGGCCATGGAAGTTGCTAGAAAAAAGCTCAATGAAGTTATGATGGAACGCAAGATGCATGAAAAGCTTAGAGAGCATGCATTTGAAGAGTTCTTGGATGAGATTGATTACGAAGAAAGCAAGATTACAGATGAGTTGGTAAGCTATTCATATTTTAATGCAGAGAAAGAGGAAGAGTAAGTTATGGCAGATGTAACAGAAGAAGTTGGAAACACAACTGAAGAAGATCCAAAGGCTGCAAAGAAAGCTGCAAAAGAAGCTAAAAAGGCTGAAAAGCAGGCTAAAAAAGATGCAAAGAAGAATGGTGAAGAGGGAGCTGATGAGGAGGAGAGCTTAGGTATTGGCGGCAAACTTATCATGGGCTTTGTTGTGCTGTTAATCATTCTTATTTGGCTTGTTATTTTTGCCTTTCTTGTAAAGATGGATGTTGGCGGATTCGGCTCGACAGTACTATTTCCTGTTTTAAAGGATGTACCATATGTTAATAGAATCTTACCTGGTATTGAGGAATACATCCCAGCAGAAGAAGACGAATATGCAGCATATACTACAGTTGATGAGGCGGTAGATCGAATCAAAGAGCTTGAAGTAGAAATCGAAGCTCTTAAAGAAACGGGCACTCAAAATAGTGATTATATTGCAGAGTTAGAGGCAGCTTCAGCAGAGCTTGCTGAATACAAGGCTAACGAGGCGGCGTTCGAAGAAACTAAAGAAAAATTTTATGAAGAGGTTGTTTTTTCGGATAATGCACCCGATATAAATGAATATAAGACTTACTATGAGTCTATAGAGCCAGAGAATGCTGAAGCTATCTATAAACAGGTGGTTTCTCAAATCCAGACGGATGAAGAAATCGAAGATTATGTTAAGGCATATTCAAGCATGAAAGCCAAAGATGCAGCTGCCATATTTGATACTATGACAGATGATTTTGATCTTGTATGCGAGATTCTCTCAGCTATGGACGCTAGTACGAGGGCAGATATTTTAGCTGCTATGTCCGAAGAAAATGCAGCTATTATAACCAAGATGATGGAGCCTTAGTCTTATATTTGCAATTTGAAAAGAGAATATAAGAAAGGAGGACAACACATGACAAGTAGCAATGTTTCTAACTTGCTGGTTCAAGTGGGAAATGTCAATGTGGATCTTGTGGATGCTAAATCGGAGCTTCCAAAATCTGGATTCGGATTCGACAAAACATTGCAGAATGCCATTAAGCCTAGCGATGTACCTGCACCTGCGGATAATTCTAACCAAGCAGATGTAAGCAACAAATCCTTCAGCGTATCAAAGGAACCAAAGGTTATCAAAACTGAGGAAAAGCCTGATACAGTAAATGAAGAAGTTGTTGAAAAGGTAAATGAAGCGGTAGACAAAGTTAAGGCGGTCATTGAGGAAGAGCTGGACGTTACTGAAGAAGACATTGAAAATGCAATGGAAACTTTGGGACTTACAGTTATCGATTTATTAAATCCTCAGGATTTAGCTCAGCTTGTAGCTACACTTACTGGCGAGGATGATTCTATCGCATTGGTAATGAGTGAGGAATTTAAAGGTATTCTTGATGTAGTTAATGAACTCACAAATCAGCTATTTGAAGAAACAGGTATTTCCTTTATTGAGGTAAAAGATATTGTTATTTCTTATGCTTCACAGGAAATGATTGATGTGGATGTGCCTAAGGAAGAAAGCCTTACCCAGGTTAATCCTGAAGAAGTTCTTGAGGTTGCTGAAGAACTCCCGGAGGAGCCAGTGGCTATCCAGGCTGAAACAACTATTGTTAAGCCAGAAGAAAGCACTGAAAATACTAAGACAGTATCTGAAAATACAGAACCTAGTCAGCAAATCACATTAAAAGAAAATGTTGATGCAAAGCAGTCTGATTCAGAAGATTCATCTTTTGAACAGCCTAATGCTAAAACTCAAGAAAACGTAGTTTTAAAACAGACTACAAAGCCTTCAGAACCAATTATTCGAAATGATGGAATGGTTTTTGCTGAACCAAGGATTGAAATTCAATTCTCGCCAGAAGAGCAGTTGGTTTCACTTCCTACAGGTCAAACAGTTTCATCTGAAGAAATTGTAAACCAGTTGGTTGAACAGGCTAGAATTCTTAATGAGGCGGAATCTACAACAATGGAAATGACTCTTAACCCAGAGGGATTAGGAAAAATTTTCATGGAAGTCACTCAAAAGGGTGATGAAATAACTGCAAGAATTTTCACTGAGAATGATGCAGTTAAACAAGCGCTAGAGTCGCAAATGGCAAATCTTCGTGTAGAGATGAATCAGAATAGTTCTACTAAGGTTACTTCCATTGAAGTTTCTGTAGGAACACATGAATTTGAAAAGAATCTTGAAGAAGATGCCAGAAATGAGCAAAGACGCGATGAGCAGGCAAATCAGTCGGAAAGACGAAGCAATCGAATCAATCTTAACAGCATGGATGATTTGACAGGGCTCATGTCGGAAGAAGATATTCTTATAGCTCAGATGATGAAAGATAATGGTAATACATTAGATTTCCAAGCATAACGGGAGGAGGAAATAAATGGCGGAAAATTTATTAGTTGGTGCTCTTACAAATGGGCAGTACAAAAAGACAACTGCTTCCACAGAGGCAACTAAGAGTGAAACTACCAATTCTACTTCAAAGACAGCATCTAAAAACAACGGTACTGAATACAATCAGGAAATGTTTTTAAAGCTTTTGACAGCAGAAATGCAGTATCAAGATCCGTTGGAACCAACAGATAACAGCCAGTATGTATCGCAACTTGCATCATTTACACAGATTGAAACTCTTCAGACAGTTCAAGCTAGTATGGAAAGTATTCAAGCTAATAGCATGGTGGGTAAAGTGGTATCTCTTACTGTAGATGGCGAAACTATCGAAGGTAAGGTTGACTTTATTAAAAAAGGCGACGATGGTGCTATGAAAGTTTCTGTTAATGGCAACCTGTATGACATGTCAAAAATTGATTCTGTAGTGGATGAAGAGTACTATTCAGCTAAATACTTAGCTAGCCTTTTGACAGATGCTATTAATCAACTACCAAAGGCTGAGGAAGTTACTCTTAAAGATGAAGAAAAAGTAGGATTAGCTGTAAGTTATTACAATGCAATGGATGCCTATAGCCTTTCATTTGTAGGAAAAGAAGCACTT
It contains:
- the fliJ gene encoding flagellar export protein FliJ, which codes for MAKFVYRMQNILELKQKIEEQEKANFGMATARFNEEQQKLRELMIKQAGYERQLKELSIGDIDISKIKTCKNAISSMKVALRDQMIELSKAQKAMEVARKKLNEVMMERKMHEKLREHAFEEFLDEIDYEESKITDELVSYSYFNAEKEEE
- the fliI gene encoding flagellar protein export ATPase FliI, giving the protein MQLVEKDYFKSLGKVVKVVGLTIESVGPEAKLRDLCEIIVEGSGERIKAEVVGFKDKRLLLMPYENVEGIGVGCMVENTGHPLEVAVGNELLGHLVDGLGVPSDVDDLTQFENMVNYPAEADPPDPMSRVIIKEPLSLGVKAVDGLITVGKGQRIGIFAGSGVGKSTLMGMFARNTKAEINVIALIGERGREVREFVENDLGPEGMARSVVVCATSDKPALIRKKAALTATAIAEYFRDQGKDVLLMMDSLTRFSMAQREIGLASGEPPVTRGYPPSVYSEMPRLLERAGNSAVGSITGLYTVLVDGDDFNEPITDTARSILDGHIMLNRKLAQKNHYPAIDVLQSISRVMSAVATPEHKAVAGKLKNVLATYQEAEDLINIGAYKNGSNKSIDYAIKKIDAVNEFLLQQTHDRFEYDDIIEQMTAIFQD
- a CDS encoding MotE family protein, giving the protein MADVTEEVGNTTEEDPKAAKKAAKEAKKAEKQAKKDAKKNGEEGADEEESLGIGGKLIMGFVVLLIILIWLVIFAFLVKMDVGGFGSTVLFPVLKDVPYVNRILPGIEEYIPAEEDEYAAYTTVDEAVDRIKELEVEIEALKETGTQNSDYIAELEAASAELAEYKANEAAFEETKEKFYEEVVFSDNAPDINEYKTYYESIEPENAEAIYKQVVSQIQTDEEIEDYVKAYSSMKAKDAAAIFDTMTDDFDLVCEILSAMDASTRADILAAMSEENAAIITKMMEP
- a CDS encoding flagellar hook-length control protein FliK; translation: MTSSNVSNLLVQVGNVNVDLVDAKSELPKSGFGFDKTLQNAIKPSDVPAPADNSNQADVSNKSFSVSKEPKVIKTEEKPDTVNEEVVEKVNEAVDKVKAVIEEELDVTEEDIENAMETLGLTVIDLLNPQDLAQLVATLTGEDDSIALVMSEEFKGILDVVNELTNQLFEETGISFIEVKDIVISYASQEMIDVDVPKEESLTQVNPEEVLEVAEELPEEPVAIQAETTIVKPEESTENTKTVSENTEPSQQITLKENVDAKQSDSEDSSFEQPNAKTQENVVLKQTTKPSEPIIRNDGMVFAEPRIEIQFSPEEQLVSLPTGQTVSSEEIVNQLVEQARILNEAESTTMEMTLNPEGLGKIFMEVTQKGDEITARIFTENDAVKQALESQMANLRVEMNQNSSTKVTSIEVSVGTHEFEKNLEEDARNEQRRDEQANQSERRSNRINLNSMDDLTGLMSEEDILIAQMMKDNGNTLDFQA
- a CDS encoding flagellar hook assembly protein FlgD — protein: MAENLLVGALTNGQYKKTTASTEATKSETTNSTSKTASKNNGTEYNQEMFLKLLTAEMQYQDPLEPTDNSQYVSQLASFTQIETLQTVQASMESIQANSMVGKVVSLTVDGETIEGKVDFIKKGDDGAMKVSVNGNLYDMSKIDSVVDEEYYSAKYLASLLTDAINQLPKAEEVTLKDEEKVGLAVSYYNAMDAYSLSFVGKEALEKYNAVVSQFNNLKAAKEAADKEREEAIKKAAEEAAKAAEAAANQSSTTAQTSDTSSQASEDTNTSTDTTTQAEENAASAIVAETTTTEGTTQSEETTGTSPIEEVVSGEEA
- the fliG gene encoding flagellar motor switch protein FliG, which encodes MATEDLNGVQKAAILLIALGPEKSAQIFKHLKEEEIEELTLEIANTRSISPALKEEVIEEFYQVCLAQQYIAEGGIGYAKELLEKALGDDRAQDVITKLTASLQVRPFEFIRKTEPSQVLNFIQDEHPQTIAMILSYLSAGQASLIIGALPPEKQADVAKRIAMMDRTSPEVIKEVERVLERKLSSLINQDYTIAGGVDAVVNILNTVDRGTEKRIMESLEIEEPELAEEIRKKMFVFEDILLLDDRAIQRVLRDVDNSDLGVALKGANDEVQAAIFKNLSSRLAAMIKEDMEFMGPVRMKDVEEAQQKIVGIIRKLEDSAEIVISRGGGDELVV
- a CDS encoding FliH/SctL family protein, with amino-acid sequence MSSNNVIYGFQVAPNLPDEEGESEQLVIDSNELAKQLILKQEREYKAKLLEEERERRLAAMREAGEEIPDGMDADEFLGLADTIMQKEEPDVSAQVEELLEDARNQAQAIIDDANAQAQEILNAAQLNADAMKNLARQDGEKEGYNEGTQRAALELQDAQQQMRAEVDRVQNEYMERELHMEREIVEMCLPVFEHVFAAELSGRKDVIYHLLDHCIMKIERTGQMQIKVSDANAEYIKSKKEEIQGKVGAEVGLDIIADPLLNDDQCIIETDGGIFDCSIDTELDNLIREIRALN